The Chitinimonas sp. BJYL2 genome has a segment encoding these proteins:
- a CDS encoding class I SAM-dependent methyltransferase — protein sequence MALLGGVPWGVWVLVQMAVAVGLSLALRQPRWWCLIHALFLPLVIFCLWLALPPWVYLLAFVMTWLVFGRIDRSRVPLYLSNQAALSVLAQRVPEHGRLLDIGAGTATVLMGLRHRRDLILTGIEHAWLPWLLGWLRLRLSGSTARWLRGDMLALDYGEFDMVYAFLSPAAMPWVWEKAVAEMRPNSVLVSNSFPVPGVAADEIIELNDWKGAKLYLWRMR from the coding sequence ATGGCACTACTTGGGGGTGTGCCATGGGGGGTGTGGGTACTGGTCCAGATGGCTGTTGCGGTGGGTCTTTCGCTTGCACTGCGCCAGCCGCGCTGGTGGTGTTTGATTCATGCTCTGTTTTTGCCGCTGGTGATTTTCTGCCTATGGCTCGCGTTGCCACCTTGGGTTTATCTGCTTGCGTTTGTAATGACTTGGCTGGTGTTTGGCAGGATTGATCGCAGCCGAGTGCCGCTATATCTCAGCAATCAGGCTGCATTAAGCGTGTTGGCGCAGCGTGTTCCCGAGCATGGGCGCCTACTGGATATCGGTGCCGGGACAGCCACTGTTTTGATGGGGCTGCGCCATCGTCGCGATCTGATACTGACCGGTATCGAGCATGCTTGGCTGCCTTGGTTGCTGGGCTGGTTGCGGCTCAGGCTATCGGGTAGCACCGCACGCTGGTTGCGTGGCGATATGCTGGCGCTGGATTACGGGGAGTTCGACATGGTCTACGCTTTCCTGTCACCGGCAGCCATGCCTTGGGTGTGGGAAAAAGCCGTCGCTGAAATGCGGCCGAACAGTGTCTTGGTCAGCAACAGTTTCCCCGTGCCGGGTGTGGCCGCCGACGAAATCATAGAACTCAACGACTGGAAAGGCGCGAAGCTCTACTTATGGCGAATGCGCTGA
- the motB gene encoding flagellar motor protein MotB: MSDDSQRPIVVKKIKKGGHGHHGGAWKIAYADFVTAMMAFFLLMWLLGSSTKGDLRGIADYFQNPLKVALSGGSGAGESQSILQGGGLDLSKKAGEQRRGEGGKEKKRLDELREKIKQAIDSKQGKLAQYKDQILLDVTPEGLRIQIIDQQNRPMFKSGSAQMESYATDIISELSSILNEVPNRISLSGHTDAAGFSSGDRAYSNWELSADRANASRRQLISAGADASKILRVVGLADSVPFDKEDPANPVNRRISIIVLNKETEENIMKLAGKQAGEVEQTSDASAAIQAGVASPAP, translated from the coding sequence GTGAGTGACGATTCCCAGCGTCCGATAGTCGTCAAAAAGATCAAGAAGGGCGGACACGGCCACCACGGCGGTGCCTGGAAGATTGCCTATGCCGACTTCGTGACGGCGATGATGGCGTTCTTCCTCTTGATGTGGCTGCTAGGCTCTTCCACCAAGGGGGATCTGCGCGGCATTGCCGATTACTTCCAGAACCCGCTCAAGGTTGCACTCAGTGGCGGTTCCGGTGCCGGTGAGTCCCAAAGCATTCTGCAGGGCGGCGGACTTGATCTCTCCAAGAAGGCAGGTGAACAGCGTCGGGGTGAGGGCGGCAAGGAGAAAAAGCGCCTTGATGAGCTGCGCGAGAAGATCAAGCAGGCGATCGACTCCAAGCAGGGCAAGCTGGCTCAGTACAAGGATCAGATCCTGCTTGATGTCACGCCGGAAGGCCTGCGCATCCAGATCATCGATCAGCAGAATCGTCCCATGTTCAAGAGCGGTAGCGCACAGATGGAGAGCTACGCGACGGACATCATTTCCGAGTTGTCGTCCATTCTGAACGAAGTCCCCAACCGTATTTCCCTGTCGGGTCACACCGACGCCGCGGGCTTCTCCTCGGGAGATCGCGCCTACAGCAACTGGGAATTGTCGGCAGACCGTGCCAATGCTTCGCGTCGTCAGCTGATCAGCGCAGGTGCCGATGCGAGCAAGATACTGCGGGTCGTCGGTCTCGCGGACTCCGTGCCTTTTGACAAGGAAGACCCGGCCAATCCGGTCAACCGACGCATCAGCATCATTGTGCTCAACAAAGAAACCGAAGAAAACATCATGAAGCTCGCCGGCAAACAGGCGGGTGAGGTCGAACAAACGAGCGACGCCAGCGCAGCCATCCAGGCTGGAGTGGCGAGCCCGGCACCGTGA
- the motA gene encoding flagellar motor stator protein MotA, with translation MFVIIGYVFMCTCILGAYAWHGGHLAVLWQPSEIVIIFGGGIGAMIAAYGSSLGPIVKAIPSVFKGSSFGKAFYMDLFAMMFEILSKVRKEGLMSIEGDVENPDGSPLFSKYPAVAKDHHVVEFLCDYLRLMVGGNLNAFEIENLMDVEIETHHHEAHVPAEFMAKLADGLPAFGIVAAVMGVVHTMGSLHLPPTELGKLIGAALVGTFMGIWLAYGFFGPLATVLETKVNEGSKVLQTIKITLLASLNGYAPQVAVEFGRKAMESRIRPSFLELEEYVKSKKG, from the coding sequence ATGTTCGTCATCATCGGCTACGTTTTCATGTGCACCTGTATTCTGGGTGCTTACGCATGGCATGGCGGTCACTTGGCGGTGCTATGGCAGCCCTCCGAAATCGTGATCATTTTCGGCGGCGGTATCGGTGCCATGATCGCTGCCTACGGTTCCTCCCTGGGGCCTATTGTCAAAGCCATCCCCAGCGTGTTCAAGGGTTCATCCTTTGGCAAGGCCTTCTACATGGATCTGTTTGCCATGATGTTCGAGATCCTGTCCAAGGTCCGCAAGGAAGGCTTGATGTCGATTGAAGGGGATGTGGAAAACCCGGATGGCAGTCCGCTCTTTTCCAAGTATCCCGCCGTGGCGAAGGACCACCATGTCGTTGAGTTCCTGTGTGACTACCTGCGCCTGATGGTGGGGGGGAACCTCAACGCATTCGAGATTGAAAACCTGATGGATGTGGAAATCGAAACCCATCACCACGAAGCGCATGTGCCGGCAGAGTTCATGGCCAAACTGGCAGACGGCCTGCCCGCATTCGGTATCGTGGCTGCGGTGATGGGTGTGGTGCATACCATGGGCTCCTTGCACCTGCCTCCGACGGAGCTGGGCAAATTGATTGGCGCCGCGCTGGTGGGTACCTTCATGGGTATCTGGCTGGCATATGGCTTCTTCGGGCCATTGGCTACCGTGCTGGAAACCAAGGTCAATGAAGGCTCCAAGGTACTGCAGACCATCAAGATCACTTTGCTCGCCAGCTTGAACGGCTACGCCCCTCAGGTTGCAGTGGAGTTTGGTCGTAAAGCGATGGAAAGCCGTATCCGGCCGTCGTTCCTGGAGCTGGAAGAGTACGTCAAGAGCAAGAAGGGTTGA
- the rnhB gene encoding ribonuclease HII — protein MLVCGVDEAGRGPLAGSVFAAAVILGPDHGIVGLADSKQLTAAKRDRLFDEIRERALGWCVASASVAEIDQLNILKATMLAMHRAVSGLQPAANLALIDGNRVPPGLPCDGRAIVRGDALEPCISAASILAKVSRDRELMALDAEFPGYGFAIHKGYPTPAHLAALAELGASKAHRTTFAPVRAQIQARQGAFW, from the coding sequence ATGCTGGTTTGCGGTGTGGATGAGGCTGGAAGGGGCCCCTTGGCGGGTTCTGTGTTCGCTGCTGCCGTCATTCTGGGTCCCGATCACGGGATTGTCGGTCTGGCCGACTCCAAACAGCTCACTGCCGCGAAGCGTGACCGGCTATTCGACGAAATCCGCGAGCGTGCCTTGGGCTGGTGTGTCGCCTCGGCCAGTGTGGCGGAGATTGATCAGCTCAATATCCTCAAGGCGACCATGCTGGCCATGCACCGTGCCGTCTCGGGTCTGCAGCCGGCCGCAAACCTCGCCTTGATTGATGGCAATCGCGTCCCGCCGGGCCTTCCCTGCGACGGCAGGGCCATCGTTCGGGGTGATGCGCTGGAGCCCTGCATCTCGGCGGCATCCATCTTGGCCAAGGTATCGCGGGATCGCGAGCTGATGGCGCTGGACGCCGAGTTTCCGGGCTATGGGTTCGCCATCCACAAGGGATATCCTACGCCCGCCCATTTGGCTGCTTTGGCTGAGCTTGGTGCAAGCAAGGCCCACCGCACCACTTTTGCACCGGTTCGGGCGCAAATCCAGGCGCGCCAAGGTGCATTCTGGTGA
- the lpxB gene encoding lipid-A-disaccharide synthase — translation MQSLFDGHTGPRIAIVAGEASGDLLGASLIEAIQRRVPNARFSGIAGPKMQSAGAKTLFPIEKLAVRGYLEVIKHLRELLGIRASLRKACLAERPDLFIGIDAPDFNLGLEAKLKRAGIPTVHYVSPSIWAWRGERIHKIKAATNNVLCLFPFEKPLYDAVGAQATYIGHPLADDMPVMLDRAAIRETLGLPDAALVIAMLPGSRVSEIEFHADLFIETARLLHQRYPHAQFLIPLVTRETRDLFDAARYRCKALDLPLRLMFGHAQEAMQAADVNLVASGTATLEAMLAKRPMVITYRLSNTTYKLVRKKMRLPYVGLPNVLAGRFVVPELLQDEATPENLAQALANLIEDRVLAKDLEQLFTEQHEALRHDAAERAADAVVRYLGAKS, via the coding sequence ATGCAGTCCTTGTTTGATGGCCATACCGGCCCGCGTATTGCGATTGTGGCCGGCGAGGCCTCGGGTGATTTGCTCGGTGCAAGCCTGATCGAGGCCATCCAGCGGCGGGTTCCCAATGCCCGTTTTTCAGGTATTGCCGGTCCAAAAATGCAGTCTGCCGGGGCCAAAACCCTGTTTCCGATCGAGAAACTGGCGGTGCGTGGCTATCTTGAGGTCATCAAGCACTTGCGCGAACTGCTCGGCATCCGCGCCAGCTTGCGCAAGGCCTGCCTGGCGGAAAGACCGGATTTGTTCATCGGCATCGATGCACCCGACTTCAATCTGGGTCTGGAAGCCAAACTCAAACGGGCCGGCATCCCTACCGTCCACTACGTGAGCCCATCGATATGGGCATGGCGTGGTGAACGTATCCACAAGATCAAGGCCGCTACCAATAACGTGCTTTGCTTGTTCCCGTTTGAGAAACCCCTGTACGACGCCGTGGGCGCGCAGGCCACCTATATAGGTCATCCGCTGGCGGATGATATGCCGGTGATGCTTGATCGGGCGGCGATTCGTGAAACGCTCGGACTGCCAGATGCTGCATTGGTCATCGCCATGTTGCCGGGTAGCCGCGTAAGCGAAATCGAATTTCACGCGGATCTGTTTATTGAAACGGCGCGCCTGCTGCATCAGCGCTATCCCCACGCCCAGTTCCTGATTCCGCTGGTCACGCGGGAGACCCGCGATCTGTTTGATGCCGCGCGCTATCGTTGCAAGGCGCTGGATTTACCACTGCGCCTGATGTTCGGCCATGCGCAAGAGGCCATGCAGGCAGCAGATGTGAATCTGGTTGCCTCGGGAACGGCAACCCTGGAGGCCATGCTGGCCAAGCGGCCGATGGTGATCACTTATCGGCTCAGCAATACCACCTACAAGCTTGTGCGCAAGAAGATGCGCCTGCCCTATGTGGGCTTGCCCAATGTGTTGGCCGGCAGGTTTGTCGTGCCGGAGCTGCTTCAGGACGAAGCAACACCCGAAAATCTGGCGCAAGCACTCGCAAATCTGATCGAAGACCGCGTGCTGGCCAAAGATCTGGAGCAGCTCTTCACAGAGCAGCACGAGGCGCTGCGGCATGATGCCGCGGAGCGCGCTGCGGATGCCGTGGTGCGCTATCTGGGGGCGAAGTCCTGA
- the lpxA gene encoding acyl-ACP--UDP-N-acetylglucosamine O-acyltransferase codes for MATIHPQALVHPGARLGEGVEIGPFSVIGEHVEIGDGTRVGPHCVIEGHTRIGRHNVFHGSAQIGCTPQDKKYRQEPTRLVIGDDNSFFHFVTVSTGTIQDQGLTEIGNDNWVMAYVHVAHDCRIGSHTILANNTTLAGHVHVADHVFLGGFTSVHQFCKIGIHAMTAFTAAVTQDVPPYVTAAGNRAAPAGINSEGLKRRGFTAEQITEIKRAYKLLYRQNLRLEEAIAEITARAADKPELQAFVDFFPTASRGLIR; via the coding sequence ATGGCGACGATACATCCGCAAGCTCTCGTGCATCCCGGCGCACGTCTGGGTGAAGGTGTTGAGATCGGTCCGTTCAGCGTGATCGGTGAGCATGTCGAGATCGGTGATGGTACTCGCGTGGGTCCACACTGTGTCATCGAGGGCCATACCCGTATCGGTCGCCACAATGTGTTCCATGGCTCAGCGCAGATTGGTTGCACGCCGCAGGACAAGAAGTATCGGCAGGAGCCTACCCGCCTCGTGATCGGTGACGACAACAGCTTCTTCCATTTTGTCACCGTGTCGACAGGCACGATCCAGGATCAGGGGCTCACCGAGATCGGCAACGACAACTGGGTCATGGCGTATGTGCATGTGGCCCACGATTGCCGGATCGGCAGCCACACCATCCTGGCTAACAACACGACCTTGGCCGGCCATGTCCACGTTGCCGACCATGTGTTTCTGGGCGGTTTCACCAGTGTTCACCAGTTCTGCAAGATCGGCATTCATGCGATGACGGCGTTTACCGCTGCCGTCACACAAGATGTACCACCGTATGTCACTGCGGCAGGTAATCGTGCAGCCCCTGCCGGCATCAATAGCGAGGGTCTGAAGCGTCGTGGCTTTACGGCAGAGCAGATCACCGAGATCAAGCGTGCGTACAAGCTGCTCTACCGACAGAACTTGCGCCTTGAAGAAGCGATCGCCGAGATTACTGCGCGTGCAGCCGACAAGCCCGAATTGCAGGCTTTCGTGGATTTCTTCCCGACCGCCAGTCGTGGTTTGATCCGCTGA
- the fabZ gene encoding 3-hydroxyacyl-ACP dehydratase FabZ, which yields MDIQGILDHLPHRFPFLLIDRITELVPGERVVALKNVSYNEPFFVGHFPKYPVMPGVLIIEAMAQAAGVLSFRTTGDKPKDGYLYLFAGIDNARFKAQVTPGDQLLIEVSIERKMRNIFKYKAVARVGGNVVAEADLMCAQVPTGAAAAKA from the coding sequence ATGGATATCCAGGGCATTCTGGATCATCTGCCACATCGTTTTCCCTTTTTGCTGATCGACCGCATTACGGAACTGGTGCCCGGTGAGCGGGTAGTCGCGCTCAAGAACGTTTCCTATAACGAACCGTTCTTTGTCGGTCACTTTCCCAAGTATCCGGTCATGCCGGGCGTGCTGATCATTGAAGCGATGGCGCAGGCGGCAGGTGTGCTGAGTTTCCGTACCACGGGCGACAAGCCCAAGGACGGTTACCTCTACCTGTTTGCCGGTATCGATAATGCACGCTTCAAGGCGCAGGTGACGCCGGGTGATCAATTGCTGATCGAAGTCAGCATCGAGCGCAAGATGCGCAATATCTTCAAGTACAAGGCCGTTGCCCGTGTTGGTGGCAATGTCGTGGCGGAAGCCGACTTGATGTGTGCCCAAGTGCCGACGGGCGCTGCGGCAGCCAAGGCCTGA
- the lpxD gene encoding UDP-3-O-(3-hydroxymyristoyl)glucosamine N-acyltransferase, whose amino-acid sequence MSELVAQLGGELLGDDVLVHQVATLEGAGVGQLAFLASAKYRKQLNDCRAAAVVVSPDMRDATTLPRIVAANPYLYFARVSTLLNPPARPVSGVHPSAIVAADAQLGDNVSIGPFVSIGQGARIGDGTVIEAGCRIGDHVEIGADGCLHPNVVVYAHCRLGDRVIIHANAVIGADGFGNAWTGEGWYKIPQIGRVLIGNDVEIGASTTIDRGALDDTVIEDGVRLDNQIQIAHNVRIGKHTAMAGCVGVAGSTHIGAYCTFGGSAMILGHLQIVDRVNVMAGTLVGKSILKAGTYVGQYPVQSHEDWLANASHLRRLDAMASRLKNIERKVGHSDADQGDPKHDPST is encoded by the coding sequence TTGTCCGAGCTGGTGGCCCAGCTGGGCGGGGAGCTGCTGGGTGACGATGTGCTTGTCCACCAAGTTGCCACACTGGAGGGCGCGGGTGTGGGGCAACTGGCCTTTCTGGCCAGCGCCAAGTACCGCAAGCAGTTGAATGACTGCCGCGCAGCGGCTGTGGTGGTGTCCCCCGACATGCGCGATGCCACCACGCTGCCCCGTATCGTTGCAGCTAATCCCTATCTTTACTTTGCGCGCGTTTCTACGCTGTTGAATCCGCCTGCCAGGCCAGTATCCGGCGTCCACCCCTCGGCAATCGTCGCGGCGGATGCTCAGCTTGGTGACAACGTGAGTATCGGACCGTTTGTCTCCATCGGCCAAGGCGCAAGGATCGGTGATGGCACAGTGATCGAAGCGGGTTGCCGTATCGGTGATCATGTCGAGATCGGCGCCGATGGCTGCTTGCACCCCAATGTGGTGGTCTACGCCCACTGCCGATTAGGCGATCGAGTGATCATTCATGCCAATGCCGTGATCGGTGCCGATGGTTTCGGTAATGCCTGGACCGGTGAGGGTTGGTACAAAATTCCCCAGATCGGTCGGGTACTGATCGGCAATGATGTCGAGATCGGTGCCTCCACCACGATAGATCGTGGCGCACTTGACGATACCGTAATCGAGGACGGCGTCCGCCTCGATAACCAGATCCAGATTGCCCACAATGTGCGCATCGGCAAACATACCGCGATGGCGGGCTGCGTCGGCGTGGCCGGCAGTACGCACATCGGTGCTTACTGCACATTTGGCGGGAGCGCCATGATACTGGGCCATCTTCAGATCGTTGACCGGGTCAACGTGATGGCGGGTACGCTGGTCGGCAAATCCATACTCAAAGCGGGTACCTATGTTGGCCAGTACCCGGTCCAGTCTCATGAGGACTGGCTCGCCAACGCGTCCCACCTGCGCCGGCTTGATGCCATGGCCAGCAGGCTGAAAAACATTGAACGGAAAGTCGGCCACTCAGACGCCGACCAGGGAGACCCCAAGCATGACCCAAGTACTTGA
- a CDS encoding OmpH family outer membrane protein — translation MKHIFSWVLAAGLLAPVMAQDLKLGFVNIDRILRESGPAVRATKKLEKEFANRETELKKLTEVVRVRQAELDKGGLSMPETERRNKERELIKLQQDLARTQREFREDLNARRNEELSGIQERVYNTIQQVAAGEKYDAILQEAVYINPKLDITDKVIKSLSDK, via the coding sequence ATGAAACACATTTTCTCCTGGGTACTTGCCGCTGGCCTTTTGGCACCGGTCATGGCGCAAGATCTGAAGCTGGGTTTCGTCAATATTGATCGCATCCTGCGCGAATCCGGTCCTGCTGTGCGTGCCACCAAGAAGCTGGAAAAAGAGTTTGCGAACCGTGAGACCGAACTCAAGAAGCTGACTGAAGTGGTTCGGGTGCGTCAGGCCGAGCTCGATAAGGGCGGCTTGTCCATGCCCGAGACCGAACGCCGCAACAAAGAGCGTGAGTTGATCAAGCTGCAGCAGGATCTGGCCCGCACCCAGCGTGAATTCCGTGAAGACCTCAATGCGCGCCGCAATGAGGAGCTCTCCGGTATTCAGGAGCGTGTCTACAACACGATCCAGCAGGTTGCTGCCGGTGAAAAGTACGACGCCATTCTTCAAGAGGCGGTGTATATCAATCCCAAGCTCGATATCACCGACAAGGTCATCAAGTCCTTGTCCGACAAGTAA
- the bamA gene encoding outer membrane protein assembly factor BamA gives MKPTSITLALLAAFGTSLSAHAFEPFVIKDIRVEGIQRTEAGTVFNYLPVKIGDRIDDDKAAASVKALFATGFYNDVRMEVDGDVLVVAVDERPVIASIRIEGAKEFEEDQLLKALRENGLAESRTFDQALLGAAEQELKKQYYSRGKYSVRISTKVTRFERNRVGVSFEISEGLAATIKQINLVGNEKFAEKELRNNFQLDTGGWFSWFSKNDQYSKPKMQSDIEALRSYYLDNGYLEFNIDSQQVALSDDKKDIFLTVNLSEGEQYKVSDIKFAGDLIVPEEELRKLVNIKPGEVFSRAKINAASTAISDRLADEGYAFANVNAVPEVNRDKFEAAFTFYVDPGRKTYVRRVNISGNSRTRDEVIRREMRQLEAAPYAGWKIKRSKERLDLLNYFDDVSIDTPLVADSSDQVDVNVSLKEKQTGNIQVGAGYSQADGTVLSGSIAQANIFGSGKYLKLEVNTSKSSRVYAMSFTNPYATPDGVARGFDIYKRRYEPSNNVVGTYLNDTTGGGLRWSVPINEYDGINFGVSGERSKLTVFSFSPVSYINFVNKYGDTNLTFLGNAGWARDTRDSGLFPTRGKLITVGAEAGLPGGSIKYYKITAQQQWFYPLSKNFTALWNLEAGYGAGYSGQKLPFYANFFAGGVSSVRGYESSSLGPRASVVNADGTTSFTTDIVGGNRRLVNNFELILPVPGMKQTEKSVRLSAFIDGGTVWAEGDKARFGDMRYSTGLSFSWLAPVGPMKFSYAKPLNAKPGDRVERFQFSLGQTF, from the coding sequence ATGAAACCGACCTCGATCACTCTCGCCCTACTCGCCGCTTTTGGTACTTCCCTTTCCGCCCACGCTTTCGAGCCCTTTGTCATCAAGGATATTCGCGTCGAAGGCATCCAGCGAACCGAAGCTGGTACGGTTTTCAATTATCTGCCCGTCAAGATCGGTGACCGCATCGATGACGACAAGGCCGCTGCATCGGTAAAGGCGCTGTTTGCTACCGGGTTCTACAACGACGTCCGCATGGAGGTCGATGGAGATGTGCTCGTCGTCGCAGTGGATGAACGTCCAGTCATCGCCAGCATCCGTATCGAAGGTGCCAAGGAGTTCGAGGAAGATCAGCTGCTCAAGGCACTGCGAGAAAATGGTCTGGCAGAGAGCCGAACCTTCGATCAGGCCCTGTTGGGTGCCGCAGAGCAAGAGCTCAAGAAGCAGTACTACAGCCGTGGCAAGTACTCCGTGCGTATCTCGACCAAGGTGACCCGCTTCGAGCGCAATCGGGTTGGCGTGAGTTTCGAGATATCCGAAGGTCTGGCGGCAACAATCAAGCAGATCAACCTGGTGGGGAACGAGAAATTTGCCGAGAAAGAGCTGCGCAACAATTTCCAGCTCGACACCGGCGGCTGGTTCAGCTGGTTCAGCAAGAACGACCAGTACTCCAAGCCCAAGATGCAGTCCGATATCGAGGCTTTGCGCTCCTACTATCTCGATAACGGCTATCTGGAATTCAATATCGACTCCCAGCAAGTCGCCTTGTCTGACGACAAGAAGGATATCTTCCTGACGGTCAATCTCAGCGAAGGGGAGCAGTACAAGGTCAGCGACATCAAGTTTGCCGGTGACCTGATCGTGCCTGAGGAAGAGCTGCGCAAGCTGGTCAATATCAAGCCCGGTGAGGTGTTCTCTCGCGCCAAGATCAATGCAGCCAGCACGGCGATTTCAGATCGTCTGGCCGATGAAGGTTATGCGTTTGCCAACGTGAATGCCGTACCCGAGGTCAATCGCGACAAGTTCGAAGCCGCATTCACCTTCTATGTCGACCCTGGCCGTAAGACCTATGTGCGCCGTGTCAATATCAGTGGTAACTCGCGTACCCGTGACGAGGTAATTCGTCGTGAAATGCGCCAGCTTGAGGCAGCGCCTTATGCCGGCTGGAAGATCAAGCGCTCCAAGGAACGTCTGGATCTGCTCAACTACTTTGATGATGTATCGATCGATACGCCGCTGGTTGCCGATAGCAGTGACCAGGTCGACGTCAACGTCAGCCTGAAAGAAAAGCAGACAGGTAACATCCAGGTTGGCGCCGGTTACTCGCAAGCCGATGGCACCGTGCTCTCGGGCTCTATTGCTCAGGCCAATATCTTCGGTAGCGGCAAGTACCTCAAGCTGGAGGTCAACACCAGCAAGAGCAGCCGCGTCTATGCCATGTCGTTTACCAATCCCTACGCCACCCCGGATGGCGTGGCGCGTGGCTTCGATATCTACAAGCGTCGTTACGAGCCCAGCAACAATGTCGTGGGCACCTATCTCAACGACACTACCGGTGGTGGTTTGCGCTGGTCGGTGCCAATCAACGAATATGACGGCATCAATTTCGGGGTGTCGGGCGAACGATCGAAACTGACGGTCTTTTCGTTCAGTCCGGTCAGCTATATCAACTTTGTCAACAAATATGGTGATACCAACCTGACCTTCCTGGGTAATGCCGGCTGGGCGCGAGACACGCGCGATAGCGGTCTTTTCCCCACCCGCGGCAAGCTGATCACGGTCGGTGCTGAAGCAGGTCTGCCCGGCGGCAGTATCAAGTACTACAAGATCACGGCCCAGCAGCAGTGGTTCTACCCCCTGAGCAAGAACTTCACCGCCTTGTGGAATCTGGAAGCAGGCTACGGGGCTGGTTACAGTGGCCAGAAACTGCCTTTCTATGCCAACTTCTTTGCCGGTGGCGTGAGTTCGGTTCGCGGTTACGAATCCTCCAGCCTCGGCCCACGCGCCAGTGTGGTGAACGCCGATGGCACCACGAGCTTTACCACGGATATCGTGGGGGGTAATCGTCGCCTCGTGAACAATTTCGAGTTGATTCTGCCTGTACCGGGCATGAAACAGACCGAGAAGTCGGTTCGCTTGTCAGCCTTCATTGACGGCGGTACCGTCTGGGCTGAGGGTGATAAGGCCCGCTTCGGTGACATGCGCTATTCGACCGGTCTTTCGTTCAGCTGGCTCGCGCCAGTGGGGCCGATGAAATTTAGCTACGCCAAGCCGCTCAATGCCAAGCCGGGCGATCGGGTAGAGCGCTTCCAGTTCTCGCTTGGACAAACCTTCTGA
- the rseP gene encoding RIP metalloprotease RseP encodes MSLLITILAFALAIGVLVSVHEFGHYWVARRCGVKVLVFSIGFGRPLVTWQRGEVQWQLAAIPLGGYVKMLDQREALVAAEEVHRAFNRQSPLKRIAIVLAGPLANFALAIAVYWGIFLAGVEITVPRIGAVTPQSMASAAGFKPGDTILTMQGEPVASWAEARLSLIDEAAARRVLAVTVRTQSGVLAERMLDLKQIDKDAIDGDIADFLGLSVAVYKPVLGHLVADGVAAKAGLRQGDALISLDGQPLADWASFSAAIKAKPDIPVRLQVKRDGRLIETVITPAAIIDRAGNRVGRVGAGPTLDMDAIRLLQQPVHYGPVEALGKALLQTWSTSALSLRMLWRMVTGDVSYKQLSGPVAIAGYAGQSAQIGLRAYLEFLCLISISLGVLNLLPVPVLDGGHLMYYSAELLRGRPVSERVMELSQRVGVGLLAALMIVALFNDITRLVGS; translated from the coding sequence ATGTCTTTGCTGATCACGATACTGGCATTCGCACTGGCGATTGGTGTGCTCGTCTCCGTCCACGAGTTCGGGCACTACTGGGTGGCACGGCGATGTGGCGTGAAAGTTCTGGTGTTTTCGATCGGCTTTGGCCGGCCGCTCGTGACCTGGCAGCGCGGTGAGGTGCAGTGGCAGCTTGCCGCCATTCCGCTGGGGGGCTACGTCAAGATGCTCGATCAGCGAGAGGCACTCGTTGCGGCAGAGGAAGTGCATCGCGCGTTCAATCGGCAATCGCCACTCAAACGTATTGCTATCGTACTTGCTGGGCCCTTGGCCAATTTTGCCCTTGCGATTGCGGTTTATTGGGGAATCTTTCTCGCGGGCGTCGAAATCACAGTGCCTCGTATTGGCGCTGTCACGCCGCAGAGCATGGCTTCTGCCGCTGGCTTCAAGCCCGGCGACACCATTCTCACGATGCAAGGGGAGCCTGTTGCTTCCTGGGCAGAGGCCCGCCTATCGCTGATTGATGAAGCCGCTGCCCGGCGTGTACTGGCCGTGACGGTCCGCACGCAAAGTGGCGTGTTGGCAGAGCGAATGCTCGATCTGAAGCAGATCGACAAAGATGCCATTGACGGCGACATTGCTGATTTTCTCGGCCTCTCGGTCGCTGTTTACAAGCCGGTGCTGGGTCATCTCGTCGCAGACGGGGTGGCTGCCAAAGCCGGACTGCGCCAAGGGGATGCCCTGATCAGTCTGGATGGTCAACCTCTTGCCGACTGGGCATCCTTTTCTGCGGCCATCAAGGCCAAGCCCGATATCCCGGTCAGGTTGCAGGTCAAGCGTGATGGCCGTCTGATTGAAACGGTCATCACCCCGGCGGCCATCATTGATCGTGCCGGTAACCGGGTCGGACGCGTTGGTGCCGGTCCCACACTGGATATGGATGCCATCCGTCTGCTCCAGCAGCCTGTTCACTATGGCCCGGTGGAAGCGCTTGGCAAGGCATTGCTGCAGACCTGGTCAACATCGGCCTTGTCACTGCGCATGTTGTGGCGCATGGTGACGGGCGATGTCTCCTACAAGCAGCTTTCTGGCCCTGTGGCCATTGCGGGCTATGCCGGTCAGAGTGCCCAGATCGGCCTGCGCGCCTACCTGGAATTCCTGTGCCTGATCAGTATCAGTCTGGGGGTGCTCAACCTCCTGCCCGTGCCGGTGCTGGATGGTGGGCATTTGATGTATTATTCCGCCGAACTTTTGCGGGGCCGACCCGTGTCGGAACGCGTCATGGAACTCAGCCAGCGCGTAGGCGTCGGACTCCTCGCCGCGTTGATGATTGTTGCCCTGTTCAACGACATCACGCGCCTGGTGGGCAGCTGA